One region of Esox lucius isolate fEsoLuc1 chromosome 17, fEsoLuc1.pri, whole genome shotgun sequence genomic DNA includes:
- the ywhaba gene encoding 14-3-3 protein beta/alpha-A: MDKNDLVQKAKLAEQAERYDDMAAAMKAVTEQGGELSNEERNLLSVAYKNVVGARRSSWRVISSIEQKTEGNEKKQQMAREYREKIEAELQDICKDVLALLDNYLIANATQAESKVFYLKMKGDYYRYLSEVASGDSKKTTVENSQQAYQEAFDISKKDMQPTHPIRLGLALNFSVFYYEILNSPEQACSLAKAAFDEAIAELDTLNEDSYKDSTLIMQLLRDNLTLWTSENQGDEGDAGEGEN, encoded by the exons ATGGACAAGAACGACCTGGTACAAAAGGCTAAGCTGGCCGAGCAGGCAGAGCGTTATGACGACATGGCGGCGGCAATGAAGGCAGTGACGGAGCAGGGCGGCGAGCTCTCCAACGAGGAGCGCAACCTGCTGTCAGTGGCCTACAAGAACGTGGTGGGGGCACGTCGCTCCTCCTGGCGCGTCATCTCCAGCATCGAGCAGAAGACCGAGGGCAATGAGAAGAAGCAGCAGATGGCTCGCGAGTACCGTGAAAAGATTGAGGCGGAGCTGCAAGACATCTGCAAGGACGTTCTG GCACTCCTTGACAATTACCTCATCGCCAATGCAACTCAGGCAGAAAGCAAGGTGTTCTATCTTAAAATGAAAGGCGATTACTACAGATATTTGTCTGAGGTGGCATCCGGAGACTCAAAGAAGA CTACAGTGGAGAACTCCCAGCAGGCCTACCAGGAGGCCTTTGACATCAGCAAGAAGGACATGCAGCCAACACACCCCATAAGGCTGGGCCTCGCCCTCAACTTTTCCGTCTTCTACTACGAGATTCTCAACTCCCCCGAGCAGGCTTGCAGTTTGGCAAAGGCG GCTTTTGACGAAGCAATCGCTGAGCTTGACACCTTGAACGAAGACTCTTACAAAGACAGCACCCTGATCATGCAGCTACTAAGGGACAACCTCACT cTGTGGACATCAGAAAACCAGGGTGATGAAGGAGATGCTGGTGAAGGGGAGAACTAA